The Chryseolinea soli nucleotide sequence GTCCTGGCCGATGAAGGTGAGGGATCCGGTCTTGGGGATGTTGTTGTTGAAGACGGCAAACGGGATCTTCTGGGTCTTGCACTGCTCGAAATAGTCGATCGCCTCCTGGTAGAAGATCGGGGCCGTGAGGATGCCGTCGGGAGCGAACTTGATGGCGGCGGCGAAGTTTTTCTTGAATGACTTCTTGTCGTATAGGTCGAACGATGTGACCTTGATGGCCACGCCGTATTGCGCCCAGTCCTTTTCCGCCTTCAGAACCCCCTCGTGTGCCATTTTCCAATACTCATCCTGCGCCGCATCGGGGAGCAGGGCCACCACTTTAAAGGTCTTGTGATTGCCCAAGGTCCGGGCGATGAGGTTCGGTTTGTAGCCGGTTTTCTCCAGGATGGCCATCACCTTCTGGTACGATTCGGTTGAAACTTCTCCTCTTTTGTGAATAACGCGGTCTACTGTTCCGATAGAGACATTGGCCATTTTTGCAATGTCTTTGATTCTAATGGTACCCTTCATGGATCGATTCCTAATAATATACTATAGAGTTAAATGGGGGTTCGAAAAGCAAGCTTAGAGAGATTAAAAGTAAGTTAAAGAAGATTTTTCGCCCCAGAAGGGGTAGGCCCGAATATTTTCCGTTATCGCACACGATGTCACCGTGTGCGGAAACGAAATGATTTTTTTCTTGCGCTTTTAGATTCCTCCTTTTACCTTAGCATTAGGCTGGCACCTCAAATCGGGGTGTTTTATTTAAAACCTAATCCTAGACCTATGAAAAAACGACTACTGTATTTGTCGGTCATTTTTGTGATGATCGGCTTCACCGCCTATGGCCAAACGGTCACCGGAACGGTTACTTCATCTTCGGATGCAAGTGCGTTACCGGGCGTATCCGTGTTGCTGAAGGGCTCAACCACCGGAACCACCACGGATTCCGATGGACATTTCACCATCCAGGTTCCGGAAGGTGATAACAGCGCCACGCTGGTCTTCTCTTTTATTGGATTTGCATCGCAGGAAGTCCAGGTTGGCGGAAGAACAACCTTCGACGTCGCCCTGGAAACGGACATGACCCAGTTGGGCGAGGTTGTGGTCACCGCACTGGGTATCTCGCGCGAAAAGAAAGCGCTGGGCTATGCCACCAGCACCATCAGCTCCGACCAGATCACGGCCGCGGGCAACACCAACTTTGCCTCTGCTTTATATGGAAAGGCGCCCGGGGTTAGAATCACCACCGCGCCCGGCGGTGCCACCAGCGCCGTGAACGTGCAGATCCGGGGCATCAACTCCATCAATGCGAAAGGCAACCAACCCCTCTATGTTGTCGATGGCGTGATGATCCGCAACATGGAGCAGTCGCCCACCGGCACCAACAACGGTGGATACTGGGACGACCAGAAGATCCGTGGAAACGGTATTCTCGATATTAACCCGGCCGACATCGAGTCACTCAACATCCTGAAAGGCGCCAGCGCCGCCGCCCTTTACGGGTCGGAAGCTTCCAACGGCGTGATCGTGATCACGACGAAGAAAGGCACCAAGCATAATGGTCTTGGGGTAGATTTCAATTATAATTTTACCGTGGAAAAGGTGGCTTTCACTCCCAAGTATCAAAACACCTATGGCCCGGGCTACGACCGGGAAACCAACACCACGGCATTTGGCGCCAATGAAGAAGGCTTTATCCCGACCGATGTCGATGGCGACGGCGTGAACGAAACCGTTCGCCCCATCTTCCGCGCATGGGCTCAATTCGGTCCCCGCATGGATGGCCGCCAGGTTGCATGGTGGGATGGCAGCACAAGGGCGTATTCCGCGCAGCCGGACAACTACAAAGATCTTTATCGCACGGGCTCAAGCTCCAACTTCAACATTGCCGTATCGAACAGCACCGATCGCGGTTCTTTCCGCCTCTCGTATACCCGCCTGGACTATAAAGGCATCTCGCGCGGTTCAGACCTGGGACGGAACACCTTTAACTTGAACAGCACCGTGAAGCTGAGCAATAAAGTATCGGCCGACATCGTGGTGAACTATATCAACAACAAAATTCACAATCGCCCCGAGCAGATCAACCGACTCGCAGCCAACTACGGCGGCTTCTTCAGCCGCGCCGACTACATGGATGTTTACCTGAACAAATACCAGACTTCGCAAGGCTATAAATATGTTACCTACGATCAGCCGCAGAAAAACCCTGCTGAGGCGATCAAGTATAACATTCGCGCCGTCGATTTGCTGGAATACCTCTGGAGAAACGTGCGCGACAACGACGACGAATACCAGGACCGCATCATTTCCAGCACCACGCTGAATTATGAGATCGCCAAAGGACTGAAGCTGAGAGGCCGCGTGGGTAACGATTTTACCAGCGTGCGCAACGAGATCGAACGACACAATGAATATCCCACATCCTTCAACACGTCGTCGTCAACCGGAAGTTATTCCTTGTCGACAGGCCGGTATTCTATTTTTTACACCGATGCGCTCTTGACCTATTCGAAGGACCTCAACCAAGACTTCGCATTTTCGGTGATGGGCGGCTTCCAATCGCGTTCGCAAAACTACATCGATCAGAAATCGAGCACGGAAGGTGGCTTGGTGCAGGAAAACTGGTTTAGTCTCAACAACTCCTATGGCGTGAAGTCCACTTCTTCGGCGCGTACGAAGGCCACCATGTATGCCTACCTGGGTATGGTGAACTTAAGCTTTAAAGAATACCTGTATTTAGAAGCCACGGCGCGCCAGGAATATACCTCCACGCTGCCCCCCGGCCACAACGGCTATTTCTATCCCAGCGCTAACCTTGGCTTTGTATTCTCCGATGCATTCCAATTGCCGTCTTTCATAAGCTTGGGTAAGATCCGCGTTTCGCAGGCGCGCATTGCCAACGGCTCGTCGCCCTATGCGGCCAACATTGTATACTCGCAGCAGACACTCGCCACCACCCAAGGTACGGTCACCCAACTGCAGGCCGCCAACAACTATGGTAACAGCAACATTGCGCCGGAGCGCAAGACGGAAACGGAGTTGGGCTTGGAAATGGCTTTCTTCCAAAACAAACTCGGCCTCGATGCCACGGTTTATAAGAACACCATCAAAGACCAGATCATCGATCAAAGTCTTGCGCCCAGCAACGGTGCTTCGTCGGTGTTGGCCAACCTGGGCGAGTTGTCGTCCAAGGGCATTGAAATCGGGTTGTCGGCAACACCCTACAACAGCGGCAATTTCCGTTGGGACACGCGATTCAGCTTTGCGAAAAGCGTTACCCGTGTGATGAAGCTTGCTCCCGGCATGGATGAAATGACGTTCTACAATGCCGATGCCGGCGCAGTGCTCATCAAAGCGAAGGCAGGTGATGTGCTGGGCGACATCTATACCCACACACGCGATAAAGATAGCAACGGTAACTACATCATTAACAGCGACGGATATTACCAGATGTCCACAGGCAATAACTATGAAAAAGTAGGCAACGTGTTGCCGAAAGGCGTAGGCGGATGGTCGAACACGTTGACCTATAAAGGCTTCGGGCTCAATTTTCTGATCGACTACCGTTATGGTGGACAACTGGTTTCGGCTCCTCACTTGTATGCCTATGGTGCCGGCATGTACGAAAGCACCATGCAATACCGCGATGCCGCGCACGGCGGATTGTCGTACAACGTCGACGGTTCCGGCAACAAAGTGCTGGCCACCAACGGTCAATACAACGACGGCCTTATCCTTGATGGCGTAACGACCACCGGTGAGAAGAATACCAAGATCTTGGATGCAGCCAACTATTACATCAACTCATACTACTGGGCTTCCGGCTGGTATGAGAAAGAAGGCGTGCTGAAGAACGACTACATCAAGATGCGCGAAGTGTCGTTGACCTATAACTTGCCGAGAAGTATCGCGCAAAAGTTGCGCTTCCAAAACCTGAAAGTGTCGGTCATTGGCCGCAACCTGTTCTACTTGTACAGGACCATGAAGGATCTCGATCCTGAAGTAGCCATCGGATCCAGCTGGCAACGGCAAGGCATCGACGAAGGCTCGCTGGCAGCGACACGCAGTCTTGGCTTCTCTCTCAATGGCAGCTTCTAATCCATCCCATCAACGAAATCATTAGCATATGAACTTACAAAAATATATAGCGGGAATTATCGCTGCCGCTTTTGTCGCGGCGTGCGCAACCTCGTGCCAGGACCGGCTCGAAGAACAATATCAAAATCCGGAGAAAACCACGAATGCCTCCATCGACAAATTCTTCACCAAGATGCTCGACAACCGCCGTGTGCGTGCTGACTATTGGAACATTCGTACGCTCCTCGTCATGCACCCCGCCGTTTACACCAACATCGTGAGCTATCCCAACACACCGAAGCGTTATCAGGAACAGTTGAGCTACCTCAACGACTATTGGAAAGATTATTTTACGCCCAATGGCGATGGCGTGGCAGGCATCGTACCCCACATGCGTGAGATCGAGAAACAATACGCCACCCTGTCGGCTGAAGACAAGGTCAAGGCCGATGTATTCCTGAATGCGGCGCGGATCGTTTATTATGATCAGACCTCGCAAGTGGTGGACTTGTTTGGCGACATTCCCTTTTCAGAAGCGGGCATGCTGAACCTTACAGGCGAAACCAAGGCGCCAAAGTTTGATAGTGCGGATGAAATCTACAATGCGCTGATCGCAGGCTTGAAGGAATCCGCTGCCTATTTTGCAACGGCTAGCCTTGACCCGCTGGTTGCCTCCTCTTTTGGAAAACAAGATATGTTGCTTCAGGGAAGTTTGGATAAATGGGAACGCTATGCCAACTCGATCCGTCTCCGTTTGTTGATGCGCATTTCTTTCCAGAATGAACAAAAGGCCAAGACCGAGATCCTGGAGATGCTGAATGCGCCCGGTGACTATCCTTTGGTGGACGAAACCACAAACAACATCTTACTATCGCCGTTGACCACCTATACCGATTACATGCGCAACGCCGTCACGGAACTCGAGTCGCACCTCGCCCCGGAATACCTGATGGAAAATGTTCTGAGACCGGCCAACGATCCCCGCATCCGCGTGCTGTTTGATAAGAACGTGAATACGAAAACGAAAGTACCGAACGCAGACTACTACAGCATGCCGGCGAACATTCCTTCGACCGACCAGGAAACCAATATCGCAGCGGGTAAGTATGCTGTTCTGGACTCTACAACGTTCATGTTCAACACCAAATTCCCCGGTATTGTGATCACCGCCGCCGAAGTGAACTTCATCAGGGCAGAGGCTTTCGAACGCTGGGGAAGCACGGCACAGGCACAGACTGCCTATGAGAAGGCCGTCAAGCAAGCCGTCGACTTTGTTTTTTACCTCAACAATGTCGGAGCGACCTTCAGGGGTGTGCCCGCGGAAGACGCACTCACACCCACCGAAGTCTCTGACTTGCTGGCAAGCGCCACCGTGGCCTACACCGGAACGACAGACGAAAAGCTCGCGAAGATCTGGACCCAAAAATGGGTGGACTTCGGCTTCATGCAGTCCATTCAGGGCTGGTCGGAAGTGAGAAGGACAAAATATCCCCAGCTCACGTTCGTGCCCGACACCGGCACACCGGGCTCGGTCAATCCTCCTTCACGTCTGCTCTATCCCGATTCCGAGAAGGTTTACAACGCCACAAACTACGAGTCGGTGCAATCCAAAGACACCCGCGATACCAAAATATTCTGGGACGTACATTAGTTTTTTTTCATATTGTTTGGGTGGGATTTATTTCCCGGGAGGTTGCGGAAACGCAGCCTCTTTTTTTTTGTATAAGCTATCAGATCATGGCTTGCTTCACCGCGGCCTCCGCCAGTAATTGAATGGGATGAACAAAGCCGACACTGTCCAGATTTTCTTTTAATAAAAGTGGGATCTCCGTGCACCCGGGAATGATGCCGTCGACATTTTGCTTGCGCAACTGCGACACCACCTCGAGCGCAACGGCATGATCTTCGGCGGTGTCGCGCCCTTCCATGACCCGCATGATGGAGGCATCCAGTTTTTGTTGCAACGCTTCATCGATGGTCGCGGGGATCAATCCCAGGGCCTTAAACTTTTGAATGTATACCATCGCATTTTTAAATCCGGCCACACCCACCGTGCGCCAGTTCCGTCGCGCCACTTCTTGCAAGGTAACGTCGATCATACTCAATACCTTTCTCCCCGAAGCTTCTTCTATTTCCTTTTGAACGAGGTGTGCACCATTGGATGCGATGATCATAAAGTCCACCACGGCACCCAGTTGCTTGGCAAGCTCCAACAGTTCGGGATCAGGTTGGAGGGGGAACACGAGGGCATCACCTTTCACCACAAACGGCGGACGGCGGTGATAGGCCACGAGGAGCGGCGGGTACCCGCTGTTGATCTGGGGAGGGATCAGTCGTTGCGAGGCAAGATGGATCTGCGCCTCCAGGTCGAGCGTGGCTTGTGGTCCCAGACCACCCAGTATGCCGATGGTCTTCATGCCGCCCGTGCCCGGCGCTCTCATGTTTGGGTTGGGTTGAGTGGCGAATGAATGGGCAGCGGGCAGGGTGAAACACGCCATGCCCAGTGTGCTGATGAGCTTGCGACGGCTTAGGGTATTTTGTTTTTTGGAGGTGTTCATTTCGTTTTCTTTTGAGCGTGAAGGATCAATCGGGGTGACGTGGCAACGTCGTAGTCGTTCAGTTGGTAGTCGCCGAATACGGTGAGCAAGATCAAACCGTGCACTTCAAAGAGGACTTGAAAATCGTTCAGTGAAAGTTTGGCTACCCGTTCGGTGTATTCGAAAGGTCCGTCGGCCTGCAGGTTGTCGATCACGATCTTTTTATAGAAATGCTTCTCGTCAGCATGCCGGCTGATGTGATAGGCGACACCGTCGATCTCTTTTTCTTCGCGGGGCACGAGGTGCGCTTCAGAATAAGCCACATTCAGGTAGTCCATCACTAGGATGCCACCCGGTTTCAGTGTGTTCGCAATATTTCGGATCACGTCGTGGTTCTCGGCATCGGTGTCGAAGTAGCCGAAGCTGGTGAAGAAGTTGAAGACATAATCGAAGTAGCTTGCCCCAAAGGGCACGCGCATATCGTGGCGATAGAATTGGAGATTGGTGGTCTCATATTGCCGCGCCGCCTGGATGCTGGACCCGGCCAAGTCAAGACCGGTGACACTGAATCCCTTCGAAGCCAGAAACTTGGCATGGCGACCTGCGCCACAGCCGAGGTCGAGCATGCGGGCCGCAGGTTCGGGCTGGAGCTTGTCCAGCAACTCGTTTATAAAATCCGCGGCTTCCTTTTGGCTGCGGTGTGCATAGAGTTGGTGGTAGAAGGAGGAGTCGAACCATTTCTTGAACCAACCCGCAGGGGCGGCGTCAACTTCGTGCGCGAGGTTTTTCAAATTTCCCAGGTTGATCTTCATCGCGCAGCTTCGGTTAAGGATTTAACATCGCGACTAGCCGTGGACTTGAAAAGGTTTGCCTGTCGCACATAGGCGGCCACCCACACGCCGCTGAGAATAATACCCGGAGCAAACGGCACCGT carries:
- a CDS encoding SusC/RagA family TonB-linked outer membrane protein codes for the protein MKKRLLYLSVIFVMIGFTAYGQTVTGTVTSSSDASALPGVSVLLKGSTTGTTTDSDGHFTIQVPEGDNSATLVFSFIGFASQEVQVGGRTTFDVALETDMTQLGEVVVTALGISREKKALGYATSTISSDQITAAGNTNFASALYGKAPGVRITTAPGGATSAVNVQIRGINSINAKGNQPLYVVDGVMIRNMEQSPTGTNNGGYWDDQKIRGNGILDINPADIESLNILKGASAAALYGSEASNGVIVITTKKGTKHNGLGVDFNYNFTVEKVAFTPKYQNTYGPGYDRETNTTAFGANEEGFIPTDVDGDGVNETVRPIFRAWAQFGPRMDGRQVAWWDGSTRAYSAQPDNYKDLYRTGSSSNFNIAVSNSTDRGSFRLSYTRLDYKGISRGSDLGRNTFNLNSTVKLSNKVSADIVVNYINNKIHNRPEQINRLAANYGGFFSRADYMDVYLNKYQTSQGYKYVTYDQPQKNPAEAIKYNIRAVDLLEYLWRNVRDNDDEYQDRIISSTTLNYEIAKGLKLRGRVGNDFTSVRNEIERHNEYPTSFNTSSSTGSYSLSTGRYSIFYTDALLTYSKDLNQDFAFSVMGGFQSRSQNYIDQKSSTEGGLVQENWFSLNNSYGVKSTSSARTKATMYAYLGMVNLSFKEYLYLEATARQEYTSTLPPGHNGYFYPSANLGFVFSDAFQLPSFISLGKIRVSQARIANGSSPYAANIVYSQQTLATTQGTVTQLQAANNYGNSNIAPERKTETELGLEMAFFQNKLGLDATVYKNTIKDQIIDQSLAPSNGASSVLANLGELSSKGIEIGLSATPYNSGNFRWDTRFSFAKSVTRVMKLAPGMDEMTFYNADAGAVLIKAKAGDVLGDIYTHTRDKDSNGNYIINSDGYYQMSTGNNYEKVGNVLPKGVGGWSNTLTYKGFGLNFLIDYRYGGQLVSAPHLYAYGAGMYESTMQYRDAAHGGLSYNVDGSGNKVLATNGQYNDGLILDGVTTTGEKNTKILDAANYYINSYYWASGWYEKEGVLKNDYIKMREVSLTYNLPRSIAQKLRFQNLKVSVIGRNLFYLYRTMKDLDPEVAIGSSWQRQGIDEGSLAATRSLGFSLNGSF
- a CDS encoding SusD/RagB family nutrient-binding outer membrane lipoprotein; protein product: MNLQKYIAGIIAAAFVAACATSCQDRLEEQYQNPEKTTNASIDKFFTKMLDNRRVRADYWNIRTLLVMHPAVYTNIVSYPNTPKRYQEQLSYLNDYWKDYFTPNGDGVAGIVPHMREIEKQYATLSAEDKVKADVFLNAARIVYYDQTSQVVDLFGDIPFSEAGMLNLTGETKAPKFDSADEIYNALIAGLKESAAYFATASLDPLVASSFGKQDMLLQGSLDKWERYANSIRLRLLMRISFQNEQKAKTEILEMLNAPGDYPLVDETTNNILLSPLTTYTDYMRNAVTELESHLAPEYLMENVLRPANDPRIRVLFDKNVNTKTKVPNADYYSMPANIPSTDQETNIAAGKYAVLDSTTFMFNTKFPGIVITAAEVNFIRAEAFERWGSTAQAQTAYEKAVKQAVDFVFYLNNVGATFRGVPAEDALTPTEVSDLLASATVAYTGTTDEKLAKIWTQKWVDFGFMQSIQGWSEVRRTKYPQLTFVPDTGTPGSVNPPSRLLYPDSEKVYNATNYESVQSKDTRDTKIFWDVH
- a CDS encoding aspartate/glutamate racemase family protein; amino-acid sequence: MNTSKKQNTLSRRKLISTLGMACFTLPAAHSFATQPNPNMRAPGTGGMKTIGILGGLGPQATLDLEAQIHLASQRLIPPQINSGYPPLLVAYHRRPPFVVKGDALVFPLQPDPELLELAKQLGAVVDFMIIASNGAHLVQKEIEEASGRKVLSMIDVTLQEVARRNWRTVGVAGFKNAMVYIQKFKALGLIPATIDEALQQKLDASIMRVMEGRDTAEDHAVALEVVSQLRKQNVDGIIPGCTEIPLLLKENLDSVGFVHPIQLLAEAAVKQAMI
- a CDS encoding class I SAM-dependent methyltransferase, with protein sequence MKINLGNLKNLAHEVDAAPAGWFKKWFDSSFYHQLYAHRSQKEAADFINELLDKLQPEPAARMLDLGCGAGRHAKFLASKGFSVTGLDLAGSSIQAARQYETTNLQFYRHDMRVPFGASYFDYVFNFFTSFGYFDTDAENHDVIRNIANTLKPGGILVMDYLNVAYSEAHLVPREEKEIDGVAYHISRHADEKHFYKKIVIDNLQADGPFEYTERVAKLSLNDFQVLFEVHGLILLTVFGDYQLNDYDVATSPRLILHAQKKTK